In Myxococcales bacterium, a genomic segment contains:
- a CDS encoding lasso peptide biosynthesis B2 protein produces the protein MTAHLFLLSLAGTRWLGPERTAELLRRLGTARRRVGLAGRHNTKEAVRARVLQALRRVPLPIECLDQALVTWYLLNLKGHPATLKIGMRLSPVIGHAWVDADGTLFGEIPGLEDFAIVNELLPWGEEDEN, from the coding sequence ATGACCGCGCACCTGTTTCTACTTTCCCTCGCGGGCACGCGCTGGCTCGGCCCCGAACGAACGGCCGAGCTCTTGCGGCGGCTAGGAACGGCGCGACGGCGCGTGGGGCTCGCGGGGCGTCACAACACCAAGGAGGCGGTGCGCGCGCGCGTTCTCCAGGCGCTTCGGCGCGTGCCGCTCCCCATCGAGTGTTTGGACCAAGCGCTCGTGACTTGGTACCTGCTCAACTTGAAAGGTCACCCGGCGACGCTCAAGATCGGGATGCGTCTGTCGCCGGTGATCGGTCACGCGTGGGTCGATGCAGACGGGACCCTCTTCGGCGAAATCCCCGGCCTCGAAGACTTCGCCATCGTGAACGAGCTCTTGCCGTGGGGTGAGGAGGACGAGAATTGA
- a CDS encoding PqqD family protein, whose protein sequence is MSAKLAKGVSLTEIEGKAVLFAMRTGDTFGLSETAAVFLRALLKGTFESAVVAVTDSYDADPKAVGDDMRELLAELERMKLLERA, encoded by the coding sequence TTGAGCGCGAAACTCGCGAAGGGTGTGTCGTTGACAGAGATCGAAGGCAAGGCCGTCCTCTTCGCGATGCGAACGGGGGACACGTTCGGCCTAAGCGAGACGGCCGCCGTCTTCCTGCGCGCCCTGCTCAAGGGGACGTTCGAAAGCGCGGTCGTTGCCGTCACCGACAGCTACGACGCCGATCCGAAAGCCGTTGGCGACGACATGCGCGAGCTCCTGGCGGAGCTCGAACGCATGAAGCTGCTCGAGCGAGCCTGA